In a genomic window of Telopea speciosissima isolate NSW1024214 ecotype Mountain lineage chromosome 5, Tspe_v1, whole genome shotgun sequence:
- the LOC122661670 gene encoding F-box protein At4g35930, with protein MRRDNMGKVSPKDKGSMTPKQKRRLRNSCHKYLKPGALAQLRYSKATSAKSCTDIGKKRVIVSDSKKPESDDQSPPMLSPERISFRAVGGPVDVIKKNMLPISPKTPRANDCESESRLESLPMDILVKILCHLHHDQLRAVFHVSQRVRKAVLLARQCHFNYTTPDRSRQEMLRTKTPLPTEHWPFISRGDGKGIFARSPHTPKAPRHGPRPPSRLNVAEMRQIAAVLFQESTFPSRCIVPPGLPKPLCKSQASNRVLFYEDELCHAVAQNKLR; from the exons ATGAG aagagataACATGGGAAAAGTATCTCCAAAGGATAAAGGATCCATGACTCCCAAACAAAAGAGGCGGTTGAGGAACTCATGCCACAAGTACTTGAAGCCTGGAGCACTTGCTCAGCTTCGATACAGTAAAGCAACATCTGCCAAATCTTGCACTGATATTGGCAAGAAAAGAGTCATTGTGTCTGATTCCAAGAAGCCTGAAAGTGATGATCAAAGCCCTCCAATGTTATCACCGGAAAGGATCAGTTTCCGTGCTGTAGGAGGTCCGGTTGATGTGATTAAAAAGAATATGCTACCAATATCACCCAAGACTCCTCGGGCAAATGATTGTGAATCAGAGTCGAGGCTTGAATCTCTCCCAATGGATATTCTG gTTAAAATTCTCTGCCATTTGCACCATGACCAACTGAGAGCTGTTTTCCATGTTTCCCAGAGAGTAAGGAAAGCT GTATTGCTTGCTAGACAATGCCACTTCAATTACACAACTCCTGATAGATCTCGGCAGGAAATGTTGAGAACAAAGACTCCTCTCCCAACAGAACATTGGCCTTTTATAAG TAGGGGAGATGGAAAGGGTATTTTTGCTCGGAGTCCTCACACCCCCAAAGCACCAAGACATGGTCCCCGACCTCCTTCTCGTCTCAATGTGGCTGAGATGCGGCAAATTGCTGCTGTCCTCTTCCAGGAGTCCACATTTCCTTCAAGGTGCATTGTTCCACCTGGTTTGCCAAAGCCTCTATGCAAGTCTCAGGCTTCTAACCGGGTCCTCTTCTATGAAGATGAATTATGCCATGCAGTTGCTCAAAATAAACTTCGTTGA